In Candidatus Poribacteria bacterium, a single window of DNA contains:
- a CDS encoding apolipoprotein N-acyltransferase yields the protein MTWLPLIIGVVVFFADRGTRAFHERTGYRWFVWHGALTWVGIEMIRGFIPIMGTWAFVANTLHGQPWLIQPVSIFGIFGLGLLIMFVNYGLGLGALYLFDKRWKLDPDVRPLAGRSVRNWGLGLLAALMAWTGISLVLFHTPATPMVRVAALHYDAGESPWHSVDKFVELTRQAARQGARVIVWPEKAIEGDPQVTNTAEFRQLAAETNAHLALGYFVKVTDRIWRNETTLLAPDGRFLGVYGKDHPVSFAGESSPTRGTYPVYDTPLGRIGTIICYDLDFTDTARKVTRNGAQLILVPSHDWPGIATKHYPHLVFRAIENRVAMVKSDSSGNDSVVIDPYGRIIAAAITPGGDKTGQVVVADVSLGTGDTLAVRLGDWTGWIALVGMAFFILYAPLTRARAKRKQDTPLGRQHDIPGREGQ from the coding sequence TGGGGATCGAGATGATTCGCGGTTTCATTCCCATCATGGGCACGTGGGCTTTCGTCGCCAATACGCTCCATGGTCAGCCGTGGTTGATCCAGCCGGTCAGCATCTTTGGCATCTTCGGCCTCGGCCTGCTCATCATGTTTGTCAACTATGGGTTGGGGCTGGGTGCGTTATACCTCTTCGACAAGCGCTGGAAACTGGACCCAGATGTTCGGCCCCTCGCCGGTCGGTCGGTGCGCAACTGGGGCCTGGGCCTGCTCGCCGCGCTGATGGCGTGGACCGGTATCAGCCTGGTTCTCTTCCACACGCCGGCCACTCCGATGGTTCGAGTCGCCGCGCTGCACTACGATGCCGGGGAGTCTCCCTGGCATTCGGTGGACAAATTCGTTGAACTCACCCGTCAGGCGGCCCGACAGGGGGCACGGGTCATTGTCTGGCCGGAGAAGGCAATTGAAGGCGATCCCCAGGTCACAAACACCGCCGAATTCCGCCAGCTGGCCGCTGAAACCAATGCGCATCTGGCTCTGGGCTACTTTGTCAAGGTGACAGACAGGATCTGGCGCAACGAAACCACCCTGCTGGCGCCTGATGGGCGGTTTCTGGGCGTCTATGGTAAAGATCACCCTGTCAGCTTTGCCGGGGAGAGCAGTCCAACACGCGGGACATATCCGGTGTACGACACGCCTCTGGGTAGAATTGGCACGATCATCTGTTACGACCTCGATTTTACCGATACAGCCCGCAAGGTCACTCGTAATGGTGCACAGTTGATCCTGGTTCCCTCACATGACTGGCCTGGGATCGCCACAAAGCACTACCCGCATCTGGTCTTTCGCGCCATTGAGAACCGCGTCGCCATGGTCAAGTCTGATAGCAGCGGAAACGATTCGGTGGTCATTGATCCATACGGGCGAATCATCGCGGCCGCAATCACGCCAGGCGGTGACAAGACCGGTCAGGTTGTAGTTGCCGATGTATCCCTGGGAACGGGGGATACGCTCGCCGTTCGCCTTGGCGACTGGACAGGCTGGATTGCCCTGGTCGGGATGGCATTCTTCATTCTTTACGCCCCCCTGACAAGGGCGAGAGCAAAGCGCAAGCAAGACACACCGCTTGGACGACAGCACGACATACCTGGCCGAGAAGGCCAATGA
- a CDS encoding S8 family serine peptidase: MDLSKYTGRGVKIGLIDSGVDRDHPAIHNIKAGISIKLDSQRRLYLSDDFEDQHGHGTGCAYIISKLAPHSELYVVKVFEEKLLCEERRVVEAIRWLIEQKVDIINLSMQSPHEESRDTFQPICEEALESGMMLIAARDPTVPVAYPADLEGVIGVVPIKACGRYEYLYIRDGDRWYLGARGDLQRLADKGGGFTLNRGPSYAAPHITAITALMMEALGSKDRDEVIKTLISNASGEIEGLRSHPVHLPINPPPAPPALPENRPSRVQIRKASLYPYTDEMRLLVRYRSQLSFSLVGTADTLDCELMGKDAGEPLGLKPAGFRVVHDLKKACSKADTLIVGDLSRMNMIFGMDATRAIITRAIDLDVNVYSIQILNPDSYADLFDMARRRRLSLNCPSINCLGEPIDLRCVLPLSRITVPMMAIFGTRAEHRAFELQLLLREKLLRERCKVACLGTDNRSELFNFEICFPMDVHTSMKIPPGEQMHYLQAGVSKVFKEINPDLILIGSQVHLIPVEVDDIGVMGSIAVSLSLKPDYYVLQFEPEDPIEFLGCCLDFIRSFGRGEIVALVMNDMNITSDQELDERILMIGSSLQIPALRMGDPELGDKIVRLMCEGENGVER; the protein is encoded by the coding sequence ATGGATCTGTCCAAATACACGGGCAGGGGTGTCAAGATAGGGCTGATAGACAGCGGGGTGGACCGAGACCATCCCGCTATCCACAACATCAAAGCCGGCATATCGATTAAACTCGATTCCCAAAGGAGGCTGTATCTATCGGATGATTTCGAGGATCAACACGGTCACGGCACGGGATGTGCCTACATAATCTCGAAGCTCGCCCCTCACTCAGAGCTCTACGTGGTCAAGGTCTTCGAAGAAAAATTGCTGTGCGAGGAGAGGCGAGTTGTAGAAGCGATACGGTGGCTGATAGAACAGAAGGTGGACATCATCAACCTCAGCATGCAATCCCCGCATGAGGAGAGCAGGGATACCTTCCAACCGATATGTGAGGAGGCGCTTGAAAGCGGCATGATGCTGATAGCGGCCAGAGACCCTACCGTCCCGGTCGCCTATCCGGCCGATCTGGAGGGGGTGATAGGCGTCGTGCCGATAAAGGCTTGTGGCAGATATGAGTATCTCTACATCCGCGACGGCGATCGGTGGTATCTGGGAGCCAGGGGGGATCTGCAGCGATTGGCGGATAAGGGTGGTGGTTTCACGCTCAACAGAGGTCCCAGCTATGCTGCGCCACACATAACCGCGATAACCGCCCTGATGATGGAGGCGCTGGGAAGCAAAGATCGGGATGAGGTGATCAAAACGCTTATCTCCAACGCCTCGGGTGAGATCGAGGGGTTGAGATCTCATCCGGTTCATCTCCCGATAAACCCTCCTCCTGCGCCGCCCGCCCTGCCGGAGAACCGACCGAGCCGTGTTCAGATCCGCAAAGCATCCCTCTATCCCTATACCGATGAAATGAGGCTCCTCGTCAGATACAGATCTCAGCTCTCCTTCTCCCTCGTGGGGACGGCGGATACCTTGGATTGCGAGCTGATGGGAAAGGATGCGGGTGAGCCGCTTGGGCTAAAGCCCGCCGGTTTCAGGGTGGTGCATGACCTTAAAAAGGCCTGTTCTAAAGCCGATACCCTGATCGTGGGCGATCTGAGCCGGATGAATATGATCTTCGGCATGGACGCAACAAGAGCGATCATCACAAGGGCGATCGATCTGGACGTGAACGTGTATTCGATCCAGATCCTGAATCCCGATTCCTACGCCGATCTATTCGATATGGCGAGGCGGAGAAGGCTGAGCTTGAACTGTCCTTCGATCAACTGTCTGGGCGAGCCCATAGATCTCCGATGCGTCCTGCCGCTGAGCAGGATAACCGTCCCGATGATGGCGATCTTCGGAACAAGGGCCGAACATCGTGCCTTCGAGCTGCAGTTGCTGCTGCGGGAGAAACTGCTGAGGGAGAGATGCAAGGTGGCCTGCCTGGGAACGGACAACAGGTCAGAGCTCTTCAATTTCGAGATCTGCTTCCCGATGGACGTCCATACCTCGATGAAGATCCCTCCCGGCGAGCAGATGCATTACCTGCAGGCGGGTGTTTCAAAGGTGTTCAAGGAGATAAACCCTGACCTTATCCTGATAGGCTCTCAGGTACATCTGATCCCCGTGGAGGTGGACGACATAGGCGTTATGGGCTCAATAGCCGTATCGCTCAGCCTTAAACCCGATTACTACGTCCTCCAGTTCGAGCCGGAGGATCCGATAGAGTTCCTCGGCTGCTGCCTGGATTTCATCCGATCATTCGGCAGAGGGGAGATA